A stretch of the Capsicum annuum cultivar UCD-10X-F1 chromosome 10, UCD10Xv1.1, whole genome shotgun sequence genome encodes the following:
- the LOC107843862 gene encoding uncharacterized protein LOC107843862, producing the protein MVGKVPKKLIKWWGTFNYVEQQGLAKKLGTLTSLLDITPRPDLIEAISTFWDPSCLVFRFGNFEMTPTLADVSGFFKLPCIKKIMIWARTYSPTRFLHGYGLKSNKHLTCLNQSWVFFDYLYSRFEPSDGFDCFWDEFYTTKENWEKRCLEVFALALLGILVFPLEERRVNTHFQTVVMALFHKNLGETFTLVPMILAEIYKGLTEVKGGIRFLEGSNLILQLWMMEHLHEPSLIRLDVIDRCMPEQVNAMNQRMHFDKFSLPIGINA; encoded by the coding sequence atggttggcaaggtgcccaaaaagttaatcaaatggtggggcACATTTAACTACGTCGAGCAACAGGGGTTGGCAAAGAAGTTAGGAACTCTTACTTCCCTCCTAGATATTACGCCCCGCCCAGACCTGATCGAGGCTATATCgactttttgggatccaagttgTTTGGTGTTTAGGTTTGGAAATTTTGAAATGACGCCTACTCTGGCAGATGTATCTGGTTTCTTTAAGTTGCCTtgcattaagaaaataatgatttggGCACGGACTTATTCTCCCACACGGTTTcttcatggttatggtttaaagTCCAATAAACACTTGACGTGTCTTAACCAATCTTGGGTCTTCTTTGATTATTTGTATTCTCGATTTGAGCCTTCAGacggttttgattgcttttgggatgagtTCTATACAACCAAGGAGAATTGGGAGAAACGTTGTCTAGAAGTCTTCGCTCTCGCCTTGTTGGGAATTTTGGTCTTCCCATTAGAAGAAAGACGGGTTAATACTCACTTTCAGACTGTAGTGATggccttatttcataaaaatctaGGGGAAACATTCACACTCGTACCTATGATCTTGGCAGAAATATATAAAGGTTTAACTGAGGTTAAGGGCGGGATAAGATTCTTAGAGGGAAGCAACCTGATATTGCAATTGTGGATGATGGAGCACTTGCATGAGCCTTCTTTGATTAGGTTGGATGTGATTGATCGTTGTATGCCTGAGCAAGTGAATGCCATGAATCAGAGAATGCATTTTGATAAGTTCTCGCTGCCGATAGGGATTAATGCTTAG